A part of bacterium genomic DNA contains:
- a CDS encoding redoxin domain-containing protein: MRKYLYFFGAIFITLFCACGNKSHGNNEINSERIFPEFRFSASDGNTYTQKDLEKGVSVSGFMVSWCLPCAGELERLQNIKNKYTSRQLQVFVFTYEDFDKYDSLTKTLNLDLPIIKADSSFFALMNIDAIPTRILSNDGREITRIIGAPSFEEEAFQADLKKNLGIKEDKHTERKK, from the coding sequence ATGCGTAAATACCTTTACTTTTTTGGGGCAATTTTTATCACGCTATTTTGCGCCTGTGGAAATAAATCTCACGGCAACAACGAAATAAACTCCGAAAGGATATTCCCCGAATTTAGATTTTCGGCCTCTGATGGAAACACATATACTCAAAAGGACCTCGAAAAAGGTGTTTCTGTTTCTGGTTTCATGGTTAGCTGGTGTCTTCCCTGCGCCGGTGAATTAGAAAGACTCCAGAATATCAAGAACAAATATACATCGAGACAATTACAGGTATTTGTTTTCACTTATGAGGATTTCGACAAGTATGATAGCCTTACTAAAACCTTAAACCTGGACTTACCAATAATCAAAGCCGATAGTTCGTTTTTTGCTTTGATGAATATTGATGCAATTCCAACAAGGATACTCAGCAATGACGGCCGAGAAATCACCCGAATAATCGGCGCACCCAGTTTCGAGGAGGAGGCTTTTCAGGCAGATTTGAAAAAAAATCTCGGAATAAAAGAAGATAAACACACAGAGAGAAAAAAATAA